One Vibrio penaeicida DNA segment encodes these proteins:
- a CDS encoding AraC family transcriptional regulator, protein MITRSVLILILLVVSQSLRAHESNSIFYPLPFQMQGQSLTAKNLISGPDGGLWIHDIHGQLRFFDGQHILPRSGSVFERKLSQVAYSRQYFWFSENNKIFRFKPNFPQELVTSLPANRRILKLGVSNKFVWAATAENFYTLDLDDNSVNEYPLSFVYQSNSQKRVIVNDAKYVSDRWILGTTSGVYFNQGKKFYHIRASGRHHIESLHFSQKRRELIVGSLQGARIITIDNESRTFKVIGSSHVLAIEETDTSYWLGTENGIYIYHFLTGETDHISSNYQDDYALPGDHVYDLYNDGQGGVWVATNKGINYYSLYSRLFERVRFGTSSQHLGLGNIKQVFTSSDGAHWIGTDQGFYLLNPKNMHYPKRLLEGCVNDLVQQGKFLWLAMSDGLRKFNLETLALENEMLPSQLNQRVINRVTIDKSGMLWVATAEGLIRYQPDSKVTENFGFDWVAKQYFPTQITHLYTSSTGTVWIGTDHGLYYYANGRLQFERSGETLLARTVDMSETVGGKTWRISNRGLSLYNPETLVQRIVPLFEADIKPLCSVSTANGMWLSTSKGLSFYSNEGQLLHHYGAPFGLINNEFLPDVCSVAPNGDHLIFGSKLGIIMTSEKALKATQLPLSRVKFGQVLLDRKPFEFAPDSSKQYQVPHGKNLSFVVGVLPDFDVWSLEYRLLGSRNENWISLQGSQLTFDYLLPGEYELEVRTSSQSELEVEGSSFSFIISTPWYMSGWFIAYVILCLIVFAGLIVLWRSRQIRRINKALRDKVELRTSQLKHQSDMLVNSNKLLKRQINIRQTYIDSLAGKTKVVFEDICQSGAEPGQFKKAFYLLQQIVDLSVKSQGETRASHDLNSVCDAVVAHWEQELAKQGVQLNVYHSPAAISVYVEQFNLDYVLHGMLANVSRRSRRGDQIELVVVNQDEQCGFRIQDTGNPISQQEVLGYNSFNHKYSGEEWSALTDTSLQGLRRYVEYGGGECFFRKKENNANIIDAFWSNAPVEELDIPIGRRFNASTKEEIVVSEEQVPLTEEEQWLSRVFEIVDTHYHDPDFGTAPMAKMIYTSERSLQRKFKSQTGKTFKEYLNEIRLEKACQRLIGGEKVSDVAHETGFNDPSYFSQRFKHHYGISPSKFIEANQGV, encoded by the coding sequence TTGATTACGCGATCCGTACTCATATTAATATTGCTTGTCGTTAGTCAAAGCTTACGAGCTCACGAGAGCAATTCCATTTTCTACCCCTTGCCATTTCAGATGCAAGGGCAGTCTCTTACCGCAAAAAATCTGATATCGGGTCCAGATGGTGGGCTTTGGATTCATGATATTCATGGGCAGCTGAGGTTTTTTGACGGTCAGCATATTCTTCCCCGATCTGGCAGTGTCTTTGAGCGCAAGCTCTCTCAGGTCGCCTACAGTCGGCAGTATTTCTGGTTCTCAGAAAACAATAAAATATTCCGGTTTAAGCCTAACTTCCCACAAGAACTCGTTACTTCTCTTCCTGCTAATCGCCGAATACTGAAGCTTGGCGTGAGTAATAAATTTGTATGGGCTGCAACCGCCGAAAACTTCTACACATTAGATTTGGATGATAACTCAGTGAATGAGTATCCCCTTTCATTTGTTTACCAAAGTAATAGTCAGAAGCGAGTGATAGTCAATGACGCGAAATATGTTTCTGACCGATGGATTTTGGGAACGACCTCTGGCGTTTACTTTAATCAAGGTAAGAAGTTCTATCATATCCGCGCGTCTGGAAGGCACCATATTGAGTCTCTCCACTTTTCTCAAAAACGCAGGGAGCTCATCGTTGGCTCTCTTCAAGGCGCTAGAATCATTACCATTGATAATGAATCGCGAACTTTTAAAGTGATTGGTAGTTCTCACGTATTGGCGATTGAAGAAACGGATACGTCTTACTGGTTAGGTACTGAAAATGGGATATACATTTACCACTTCCTTACCGGTGAAACTGACCATATTTCATCTAACTATCAAGATGATTATGCACTGCCCGGTGATCATGTGTACGACTTATACAATGACGGGCAAGGTGGCGTTTGGGTGGCGACGAACAAAGGGATAAATTATTACTCTCTTTACAGCCGATTGTTTGAACGCGTGCGTTTTGGTACTTCTTCCCAACATTTAGGATTGGGTAATATTAAGCAAGTATTCACATCTTCGGACGGAGCGCATTGGATCGGAACCGATCAAGGATTTTATCTTCTAAACCCGAAGAATATGCATTACCCCAAGCGGTTGCTTGAGGGATGTGTGAATGATTTGGTGCAACAAGGAAAATTCTTGTGGTTGGCAATGTCCGATGGGTTAAGAAAGTTCAATCTAGAGACGCTAGCGCTTGAAAACGAGATGCTACCTAGCCAACTAAATCAAAGAGTGATTAATCGAGTCACTATTGATAAAAGCGGCATGCTTTGGGTGGCGACGGCAGAAGGTCTGATTCGCTACCAACCCGACAGCAAAGTAACGGAGAATTTTGGATTTGATTGGGTAGCCAAACAATACTTCCCAACACAAATCACTCACCTTTATACGTCTTCTACTGGAACCGTTTGGATAGGGACAGACCATGGTCTTTATTACTATGCCAATGGGCGCCTACAGTTTGAACGAAGTGGTGAAACATTACTGGCGAGAACTGTCGATATGTCTGAAACTGTTGGTGGTAAAACATGGCGAATCAGCAACAGAGGATTAAGTCTTTATAACCCTGAGACTCTTGTTCAGCGAATTGTACCGTTGTTTGAAGCGGATATTAAACCGCTGTGCAGTGTTTCCACGGCGAATGGTATGTGGTTGTCTACATCCAAGGGGCTCAGTTTTTATTCCAATGAAGGGCAACTTCTTCATCATTATGGGGCCCCTTTTGGATTGATAAATAATGAATTTTTACCAGATGTATGTTCGGTTGCTCCCAATGGTGACCACCTAATATTTGGTTCCAAACTCGGAATTATAATGACATCAGAAAAGGCGCTGAAAGCGACACAATTGCCTCTGAGTCGAGTTAAATTTGGTCAGGTCCTTTTGGACAGAAAGCCTTTCGAATTTGCGCCTGATAGCAGCAAGCAATACCAAGTTCCACACGGGAAAAACCTTTCATTCGTTGTAGGTGTATTACCTGATTTTGATGTTTGGAGCTTGGAATATCGGCTTTTAGGAAGCCGGAATGAAAACTGGATATCTCTTCAAGGCTCGCAATTAACCTTTGATTATCTATTACCTGGTGAATACGAGCTTGAAGTTCGCACATCTTCACAGTCTGAGCTTGAAGTTGAAGGCTCCAGTTTTTCTTTCATTATTTCAACGCCTTGGTACATGTCCGGTTGGTTTATCGCCTACGTCATTTTATGTTTAATTGTCTTTGCAGGGTTAATTGTATTGTGGCGTTCACGTCAAATACGTCGAATTAACAAAGCGCTGAGAGATAAAGTTGAACTGAGAACAAGTCAGCTAAAACACCAAAGTGATATGTTGGTAAACAGTAATAAGCTTTTGAAAAGGCAGATTAATATTCGCCAAACTTACATTGATAGCCTTGCCGGTAAGACGAAAGTTGTTTTTGAAGATATATGCCAGTCTGGAGCTGAACCTGGCCAATTCAAGAAAGCGTTTTACCTTTTGCAACAGATCGTTGATCTCAGTGTTAAATCTCAGGGAGAGACCAGAGCAAGCCATGACCTTAATTCAGTGTGTGACGCAGTGGTTGCGCATTGGGAGCAAGAATTGGCGAAACAAGGTGTTCAACTCAACGTGTATCATTCTCCAGCTGCAATTTCAGTTTATGTGGAACAATTTAATTTAGACTATGTACTCCACGGAATGTTGGCAAACGTTTCGAGAAGAAGTAGGCGAGGCGATCAAATTGAATTGGTTGTAGTTAACCAAGATGAGCAATGTGGGTTCAGAATTCAAGATACGGGCAATCCAATTTCTCAGCAGGAAGTGTTGGGTTACAACTCCTTTAATCACAAGTACAGTGGCGAAGAGTGGAGTGCGTTAACCGATACAAGCTTACAGGGCTTACGTCGATACGTTGAATATGGTGGCGGTGAGTGTTTCTTTAGGAAAAAAGAGAACAACGCTAACATCATTGACGCCTTTTGGTCGAATGCGCCGGTGGAAGAGCTCGACATACCCATTGGAAGAAGATTTAACGCGTCAACTAAAGAAGAAATAGTTGTTTCGGAAGAACAAGTTCCGCTTACTGAAGAAGAGCAATGGTTATCAAGAGTCTTTGAGATAGTGGATACTCACTATCACGACCCCGACTTTGGTACAGCACCGATGGCGAAAATGATTTATACATCGGAGCGAAGTTTGCAGCGTAAGTTTAAATCTCAAACAGGAAAGACATTTAAAGAGTACCTTAACGAAATTCGATTAGAGAAAGCCTGTCAGCGGCTAATCGGCGGCGAAAAAGTATCTGACGTTGCTCATGAGACAGGCTTTAATGACCCTTCCTATTTCAGTCAGCGATTTAAACACCATTACGGTATTTCACCCTCCAAATTTATTGAAGCTAATCAAGGTGTTTGA
- the feoB gene encoding Fe(2+) transporter permease subunit FeoB has translation MQYDILTVGNPNCGKTTLFNALTGAKQQVGNWAGVTVEKKTGHFTHSGDDFSLTDLPGIYALDSAHDANSIDESIASRAALTHPTDLIINVVDATCLERSLYMTLQLRELGRPMIVVVNKMDALTRKRQTLDIKRLEEGLGCPVYALSSNNRQQVQSFKEDLHKTLVKGIPEERFSLEYSQDVEQEIDALLPLWSTERGSRAKAIRALGNDPLIVNSLTEEQRKKLTHSVDAIQCDIDLQVANVKYSFLHDICKRVRKESGKVSHSTTETIDNLVLNRWIGIPFFFLIMYLMFMFSINIGSAFIDFFDIGVGTVLVDGGHYLLDEHLPVWLVTLLADGVGGGIQTVATFIPVIACLYLFLSLLESSGYMARAAFVLDKVMQKIGLPGKAFVPLVLGFGCNVPSVMATRTLDQERERKLAAAMAPFMSCGARLPVYALFAAAFFPESGQNIVFALYLLGILAAVGTGLILKRTLYSGSSEHFVMEMPSYEFPTLQNVVLKTWQKLKRFVLGAGKTIVIVVTILSFFNSLGTDGTFGNEDSEQSVLSSAAQIVTPIFKPIGVSEENWPATVGIITGIFAKEAVVGTLNNLYSSPSEEEPSEFDLWGSLDEAVMTIPENLLGLSFSDPLGIEVGDLTDAQAVAEEQEVDSSIFGNLKEYFVTGNAAFAYLIFILLYTPCVAAMGAYVREFGHKFARFIAAWTMLLAYGGATLFYQITHFSHHPMSSTLWIALVISIFVFTYLLLKRAGDEQHTNTEMVSV, from the coding sequence ATGCAATATGACATCCTAACCGTTGGTAACCCCAATTGCGGAAAAACCACCTTATTCAATGCTCTTACTGGAGCGAAACAGCAGGTAGGCAACTGGGCGGGTGTTACGGTTGAGAAAAAGACTGGGCATTTTACGCATTCTGGTGACGACTTTTCACTGACTGATCTACCAGGAATCTATGCGCTAGATAGTGCTCATGATGCAAACAGCATAGACGAATCGATAGCCTCTAGAGCTGCTTTGACGCATCCTACGGATCTTATCATTAATGTTGTCGACGCAACTTGCCTCGAAAGAAGCTTGTATATGACATTGCAACTGCGAGAGCTGGGTAGACCCATGATCGTGGTGGTCAATAAAATGGATGCACTTACTCGCAAGCGACAAACATTAGATATAAAGAGGCTGGAAGAGGGACTTGGGTGCCCTGTTTATGCGCTTTCGTCTAACAACCGACAACAAGTTCAAAGCTTCAAAGAAGATTTGCACAAAACCTTAGTGAAAGGGATTCCAGAAGAGCGCTTTTCTTTAGAGTACAGTCAGGATGTTGAGCAAGAAATCGACGCTTTACTTCCTCTGTGGTCAACGGAGCGTGGATCACGAGCCAAAGCCATTCGCGCATTGGGAAATGACCCTCTGATCGTAAATAGCCTCACTGAAGAACAACGCAAGAAATTAACACACTCAGTGGATGCCATTCAGTGTGACATCGACTTACAAGTGGCTAATGTTAAATACTCGTTTTTACATGACATTTGTAAGCGTGTTAGGAAAGAGTCTGGAAAGGTGAGCCATAGCACGACCGAAACTATAGATAACCTCGTGCTCAATCGTTGGATTGGTATTCCATTCTTTTTCCTCATTATGTATTTAATGTTTATGTTCTCTATCAATATCGGCAGTGCATTTATCGATTTTTTTGATATCGGTGTTGGCACTGTTTTGGTCGACGGCGGTCATTATCTACTGGATGAACACCTTCCTGTTTGGTTAGTGACGTTATTGGCGGATGGCGTCGGTGGAGGTATTCAAACGGTTGCGACCTTTATTCCCGTCATCGCTTGCCTTTATCTTTTCCTATCTTTACTTGAAAGCTCTGGTTATATGGCGAGAGCAGCATTTGTTCTTGATAAAGTCATGCAGAAAATTGGCTTACCAGGGAAAGCATTTGTTCCTCTAGTCCTAGGTTTTGGATGCAATGTCCCATCTGTTATGGCAACGAGAACACTCGACCAAGAAAGGGAGAGAAAACTTGCAGCAGCGATGGCGCCATTTATGTCTTGTGGCGCAAGGTTACCTGTTTACGCCTTGTTCGCAGCAGCATTTTTCCCAGAATCTGGTCAAAACATTGTATTTGCATTGTATTTACTGGGAATACTTGCCGCTGTAGGAACCGGCCTTATCCTAAAGCGCACACTATATTCTGGCTCAAGTGAGCATTTTGTTATGGAAATGCCGAGTTATGAATTCCCTACCTTGCAGAATGTTGTTTTGAAAACATGGCAAAAGCTGAAACGTTTTGTTTTGGGCGCGGGCAAGACGATTGTCATCGTTGTCACCATTTTGAGTTTTTTCAACTCACTAGGAACAGACGGCACATTTGGAAATGAAGACAGTGAACAATCGGTATTGTCGAGTGCAGCTCAAATCGTTACGCCTATTTTTAAGCCTATTGGTGTAAGTGAAGAAAATTGGCCAGCTACCGTTGGGATCATCACAGGAATATTCGCTAAAGAGGCGGTAGTCGGGACATTAAACAACCTGTATTCGTCACCATCGGAAGAAGAACCAAGCGAGTTTGATCTATGGGGGAGTTTGGACGAGGCGGTAATGACAATCCCAGAAAACTTGTTAGGTCTTAGTTTTAGCGATCCGCTGGGTATTGAGGTCGGTGATCTTACCGATGCACAAGCCGTTGCCGAAGAGCAAGAAGTGGACAGCTCCATATTCGGTAACCTAAAAGAGTATTTCGTTACTGGAAATGCGGCTTTTGCCTATTTGATTTTCATTTTGCTGTATACCCCTTGCGTGGCGGCAATGGGTGCTTATGTTCGAGAATTTGGTCATAAGTTTGCGCGCTTTATTGCTGCGTGGACCATGTTGCTTGCCTACGGAGGAGCAACGCTCTTTTATCAGATCACGCATTTTTCCCATCACCCGATGAGCAGTACACTTTGGATTGCATTGGTCATTTCAATATTCGTATTCACTTACCTACTTTTAAAGCGCGCAGGGGATGAACAGCACACGAATACAGAGATGGTGAGCGTATGA
- a CDS encoding HIT domain-containing protein: MAFSLHPQLDKDTSYLGDFPLCRVLLHKDATVPWIILVPRFDNLTELHHLPMPKQQQYLVESQLVCEAIEALFTPDKLNTGALGNMVPQLHLHHIARYKHDSVWPKPVWGNTSGEFRDEKSQLDMINLIQNYLSKSDIFSTASE; encoded by the coding sequence ATGGCTTTTTCACTGCACCCTCAACTAGACAAAGACACCAGTTACCTTGGCGACTTTCCATTATGTCGCGTCCTTTTACATAAAGATGCCACGGTGCCTTGGATCATTCTTGTTCCAAGATTCGATAATTTAACCGAGTTGCATCATTTACCTATGCCTAAGCAGCAGCAATACCTTGTTGAATCTCAATTGGTTTGCGAGGCGATTGAAGCGCTATTCACCCCAGATAAACTCAATACCGGTGCGCTTGGAAATATGGTGCCACAATTGCATCTTCACCACATTGCTCGATATAAACATGATTCTGTTTGGCCAAAGCCAGTGTGGGGAAATACTTCTGGTGAGTTTAGAGATGAGAAGTCGCAGTTAGATATGATAAACCTGATACAAAACTATCTTTCAAAGTCAGACATTTTTTCTACCGCTTCAGAATAA
- a CDS encoding FeoC-like transcriptional regulator produces MILTEISEYMSQNGTVSQSKLARHFHMSEDGVDAMLTFWMKKGKVTKISAKGDHTASYCWISRPEQIAMNVIIG; encoded by the coding sequence ATGATTTTGACGGAGATAAGTGAATACATGTCCCAAAATGGTACGGTAAGTCAGTCGAAACTCGCTCGGCATTTTCACATGAGTGAAGACGGTGTTGATGCCATGCTGACGTTTTGGATGAAAAAAGGCAAAGTAACGAAGATATCTGCGAAAGGTGATCACACCGCTAGCTATTGTTGGATCTCTCGACCGGAACAAATTGCCATGAACGTCATTATCGGATAA
- the lpxM gene encoding lauroyl-Kdo(2)-lipid IV(A) myristoyltransferase (LpxM is lauroyl-Kdo(2)-lipid IV(A) myristoyltransferase, an enzyme characterized in Escherichia coli and involved in biosynthesis of the form of lipid A found in that species and some closely related species.) translates to MSNNIEKQLYDPKFQWSFLHPKYWPTWIGIGFALLLAFVPHRPRDKFAAWLSRFFSKRNSGALRRAKKNIELCYPEKSADERQQLLEKMYEVAAQFFLGYAELTVRSKKYNQSRGEVFGGEHLFPRLENGEKIIALVPHCWAIDYTGMYFSSYGHDVVIMIRPQKNPIGDWLMNVQRMRYGGRIVPRDSGIKPYLRSIKEGYMAYYLPDEDHGADNSVFVPFFGTEKATLKGFGKLAKLSRAKVVPMIPAYNAEKGKFELFILPALENFPTGDEEQDARMMNHALEELLRDRPEQYMWILNLLRTRPDGTELY, encoded by the coding sequence ATGAGCAATAACATCGAAAAACAGTTATATGATCCCAAGTTTCAATGGTCGTTTTTGCATCCGAAATACTGGCCAACGTGGATAGGTATTGGATTTGCCTTATTGCTCGCTTTTGTACCACATCGTCCACGCGATAAATTTGCAGCTTGGTTGTCTCGTTTCTTTTCAAAACGCAATTCAGGTGCACTGCGCCGAGCTAAAAAAAATATAGAGCTCTGCTATCCTGAAAAATCTGCCGATGAAAGACAGCAATTGCTTGAAAAAATGTATGAAGTCGCAGCGCAGTTTTTTCTTGGGTACGCAGAATTGACAGTGCGGAGCAAAAAATACAATCAGAGTCGTGGCGAAGTGTTTGGAGGAGAGCATCTTTTCCCTAGATTAGAGAATGGTGAAAAGATAATCGCGCTAGTCCCTCATTGCTGGGCAATTGACTACACTGGAATGTATTTCTCTTCCTACGGGCATGATGTGGTCATTATGATTCGACCGCAAAAAAACCCGATTGGCGACTGGCTCATGAATGTACAACGTATGCGCTACGGAGGTCGAATTGTGCCTCGTGATTCAGGCATAAAACCGTATTTACGTTCTATTAAAGAAGGCTACATGGCCTACTACTTACCCGATGAAGATCACGGTGCCGACAATTCCGTTTTTGTTCCTTTTTTTGGTACGGAAAAAGCAACATTGAAGGGGTTTGGTAAGCTGGCTAAACTGAGCCGCGCTAAGGTTGTGCCGATGATTCCAGCGTACAATGCTGAAAAAGGAAAGTTCGAGCTTTTCATTCTACCAGCGTTGGAAAACTTCCCAACGGGTGACGAAGAGCAAGATGCCAGAATGATGAACCATGCGTTAGAAGAACTTTTGCGTGACCGCCCTGAGCAATACATGTGGATTTTAAACTTACTCCGCACTCGTCCAGATGGAACGGAGTTATATTAA
- the argS gene encoding arginine--tRNA ligase translates to MNIQALINDKVSQALEAAGAPAGSPAAVRQSAKAQFGDYQANGVMGVAKKLGTNPREFAQKVLDVLDLDGIASKTEIAGPGFINIFLSEAFLAKQADAALADERLGVAKDEQKTIVTDYSAPNVAKEMAVHHIRSTVIGDAVTRTLEFLGHKVVRANHIGDWGTQFGMLIANLERVQKESGEVSMELSDLEAFYRESKKLYDEDEAFAEKARNYVVKLQSGDEYCAEMWKKLVDITMVQNQRNYDRLNVSLSLNDVMGESMYNNMLPEIVADLKEKGLAQEDDGAQVVFLEEYKNKDGEPMGVIVQKRDGGFLYTTTDIACAKYRYEKLGADRVLYFIDSRQHQHLMQAWTIVRKAGYIPENVSLEHHAFGMMLGKDGRPFKTRAGGSVKLTDLLDEAEQRAEKLIESKNPGLDPEEKTKIANTVAMAAVKYADLSKHRTTDYVFDWDNMLAFEGNTAPYMQYAYTRVASVFAKAGVSMDSLQGEIKVTEEKEKALIAKLLQFEEAVQSVAREGQPHIMCSYLFELAGQFSSFYEACPILVAEDEAVKQSRLKLAALTAKTIKQGLSLLGIETLERM, encoded by the coding sequence GTGAATATCCAAGCACTTATTAACGACAAAGTATCTCAGGCTCTAGAAGCCGCTGGCGCACCCGCAGGAAGCCCTGCTGCCGTTCGCCAATCTGCAAAGGCACAGTTTGGCGACTACCAAGCAAACGGTGTTATGGGTGTAGCTAAAAAGCTAGGCACTAACCCTAGAGAATTTGCGCAAAAAGTGTTGGATGTTTTAGACCTAGACGGTATCGCAAGCAAAACTGAAATTGCTGGTCCTGGTTTCATCAACATCTTCCTAAGCGAAGCGTTTTTGGCAAAGCAAGCGGATGCTGCGTTAGCTGATGAGCGCTTGGGTGTTGCAAAAGACGAACAAAAAACCATCGTTACCGATTACTCTGCACCAAACGTTGCAAAAGAAATGGCGGTTCACCACATTCGTTCAACGGTAATTGGCGACGCAGTGACTCGTACGCTTGAATTCCTAGGGCACAAAGTGGTTCGCGCCAATCACATCGGTGACTGGGGAACGCAATTCGGTATGCTTATCGCCAACCTAGAGCGTGTTCAAAAAGAATCGGGCGAAGTGTCGATGGAACTTTCCGATCTGGAAGCCTTCTACCGTGAATCGAAAAAGCTATACGATGAAGATGAAGCCTTCGCAGAAAAAGCACGTAACTACGTTGTTAAGCTGCAAAGTGGTGATGAGTACTGCGCAGAAATGTGGAAAAAGCTTGTCGACATCACTATGGTTCAAAACCAACGCAACTACGACCGTTTAAATGTATCGCTATCACTGAACGATGTGATGGGCGAAAGCATGTACAACAACATGTTGCCAGAAATTGTCGCTGACCTTAAAGAAAAAGGGTTGGCGCAAGAAGATGATGGCGCTCAAGTTGTATTCCTAGAAGAATACAAAAATAAAGATGGCGAACCTATGGGCGTTATCGTTCAAAAGCGCGATGGCGGCTTCCTATACACCACCACAGATATTGCCTGTGCGAAATATCGCTACGAAAAACTGGGCGCAGATCGCGTACTTTACTTTATCGATTCACGTCAGCATCAGCACCTTATGCAAGCTTGGACGATTGTTCGTAAAGCGGGTTATATCCCTGAAAACGTCTCACTTGAGCACCACGCATTCGGCATGATGCTGGGTAAAGATGGACGCCCGTTCAAAACTCGTGCTGGCGGGTCTGTGAAACTCACCGATCTACTGGACGAAGCAGAACAGCGCGCTGAAAAGCTCATCGAATCCAAAAACCCAGGGTTAGACCCAGAAGAGAAAACCAAGATCGCCAATACAGTTGCCATGGCAGCAGTGAAATACGCTGACTTGTCCAAGCACCGCACGACAGACTACGTGTTTGATTGGGACAACATGTTGGCATTTGAAGGCAACACAGCACCTTACATGCAATACGCCTACACTCGTGTCGCGTCTGTATTCGCAAAAGCAGGTGTGTCGATGGATTCGCTTCAAGGCGAAATCAAAGTGACCGAAGAAAAAGAGAAAGCATTGATTGCTAAGTTGCTTCAGTTTGAAGAAGCCGTTCAATCTGTTGCTCGCGAAGGTCAGCCTCACATCATGTGTAGCTACTTATTTGAATTAGCGGGTCAATTCTCTAGCTTCTATGAAGCGTGCCCTATCCTTGTGGCTGAAGATGAAGCTGTGAAGCAAAGCCGCTTGAAACTGGCTGCACTAACAGCGAAAACCATCAAGCAAGGCTTATCGCTTCTGGGAATCGAAACGTTAGAGCGTATGTAA
- the mepM gene encoding murein DD-endopeptidase MepM: MKNINVAAKHWQRLPKKHKLTILSLTILTIGVSFWRPNPVSISSQSAATPTERVEIDLESEQTIALSDQNSEPLGAQIDSNAPEFSAPKDELEEELANAIEPSHSHVVAKGELLSTVFEQYGLKLNDMYALINTNKAAERLRPGMTLTWTLDTDGQLDELRIDRNAKEYDLYTLGESGYQYQRLENSGELKPVVVTGRISGSFYQSALNAGLSPGQITTIVKSMQWKFDFGRLARRGDKFAVQIEQEFIDGKAVGRGDVKALLYVNRGKEYTAVKFDDNRFYDKSGQSLEQAFDRLPTNKRYRVSSRFNPHRKHPVTGRISPHNGTDFATPTGTPIYSTGDGKVVKARRHPLAGNYVVIKHGREYVTRYLHLHRILVKVGDTVTRGQKIALSGNTGRSTGPHLHYELIKNSRPVDAMKVQLPKASDVPKSKLPEFKENAGSVIQILRDQI, translated from the coding sequence ATGAAAAATATAAATGTCGCTGCCAAACACTGGCAGCGATTACCTAAAAAACACAAACTTACTATTCTGAGCCTAACGATATTAACCATCGGTGTATCATTTTGGCGTCCAAACCCCGTTTCGATTTCATCACAATCTGCCGCAACGCCTACTGAACGAGTTGAAATTGATCTTGAAAGTGAACAAACCATAGCGCTTTCAGATCAAAACAGCGAACCTCTTGGTGCTCAAATTGATTCTAACGCCCCAGAGTTTTCTGCCCCTAAAGACGAACTTGAAGAAGAGTTGGCGAATGCAATAGAGCCGAGTCATTCACATGTCGTCGCGAAAGGGGAGCTGCTTAGCACGGTCTTCGAGCAGTACGGTCTGAAACTAAATGACATGTACGCGCTAATTAATACAAATAAGGCTGCTGAACGGCTTCGCCCCGGAATGACGTTAACATGGACGTTAGACACGGATGGTCAGTTAGATGAGCTACGTATTGATCGCAATGCCAAAGAGTATGATCTTTATACGCTTGGCGAATCAGGGTATCAATATCAAAGATTGGAAAACTCCGGAGAATTGAAACCTGTTGTGGTTACAGGGCGAATATCCGGAAGCTTTTATCAGTCGGCATTGAATGCCGGGTTGTCACCGGGGCAAATCACGACCATTGTTAAATCGATGCAGTGGAAGTTTGATTTTGGGCGCTTAGCGCGTAGAGGTGACAAATTCGCTGTTCAGATCGAGCAAGAATTTATCGATGGCAAAGCGGTAGGCAGAGGTGATGTTAAAGCTTTGCTGTACGTGAATAGAGGAAAAGAATACACCGCTGTTAAATTTGATGATAATCGTTTTTACGACAAGTCTGGTCAAAGCTTAGAGCAGGCATTTGATCGTTTGCCAACCAATAAGCGATATCGAGTCAGTTCTCGTTTCAATCCTCATAGAAAGCACCCAGTTACGGGACGTATTTCTCCCCACAATGGAACCGATTTTGCCACGCCAACGGGCACACCTATTTATTCGACGGGCGATGGCAAAGTGGTGAAAGCACGTCGCCATCCTTTAGCGGGCAATTATGTGGTTATTAAACATGGTCGAGAGTACGTAACAAGGTACCTGCACTTACACCGAATTCTGGTAAAAGTGGGGGATACGGTCACTCGTGGTCAAAAAATCGCTTTAAGTGGAAATACGGGGCGCTCTACAGGTCCTCATCTCCATTATGAGTTGATCAAAAATTCACGCCCAGTGGATGCAATGAAGGTGCAACTACCTAAAGCATCGGATGTACCTAAGTCTAAGTTACCGGAATTTAAAGAAAATGCTGGTAGTGTCATACAAATTTTACGTGATCAGATCTAG
- a CDS encoding FeoA family protein — MKLSDMNIGGTATIAGLGELSQELNKKLMVMGMLPKTHIKLVRKAPMGDPLQVEIRGVVIAIRDSLARQIEVESI; from the coding sequence ATGAAGCTTTCCGATATGAATATTGGCGGCACTGCGACGATTGCAGGTTTGGGCGAATTGAGCCAAGAACTCAATAAAAAATTGATGGTTATGGGTATGTTGCCCAAAACCCATATAAAACTGGTTAGAAAAGCTCCGATGGGGGACCCACTTCAGGTAGAAATTAGAGGGGTTGTTATTGCTATTAGAGATAGTCTCGCACGTCAAATTGAAGTGGAGTCCATCTAA